Proteins encoded within one genomic window of Bacillota bacterium:
- a CDS encoding quinate 5-dehydrogenase, with protein MKRIVSVSLGSSRRNHRARLELLGETIEIERIGTDGDMQKAIALIRELDGKVDAFGMGGTDLYLVAGRRRYLLHASLPLARAAVRTPIVDGSGLKNTLERRVIRYLREEGLVDFRGRTVLMVASVDRFGMAEELAKTGCDLIIGDLMFVLGLPVPLRSLGTFVRVARLLAPIVVQLPISVLYPTGEKQTATKPKFQKYYQWADVIAGDFHFIRRHMPDDLTGKTVITQTITKKDVDELKRRGVRLLVTSTPELNGRSFATNVIEALLIAVSGRGRELAPEEYLALIDELDLRPRIEQLND; from the coding sequence TTGAAACGCATCGTCAGCGTGAGCCTCGGCTCCTCGCGGCGCAACCACCGCGCGCGCCTGGAGCTACTGGGTGAGACCATCGAGATCGAGCGCATCGGCACCGACGGCGACATGCAGAAGGCCATCGCCCTGATCCGCGAGCTGGACGGAAAGGTCGATGCCTTCGGCATGGGAGGCACGGACCTCTACCTGGTCGCCGGCCGGCGCCGCTATCTGTTGCACGCCTCCCTGCCGCTGGCGCGGGCGGCGGTGCGGACGCCCATCGTCGACGGCAGCGGGCTCAAGAACACCCTGGAACGCCGGGTCATCCGCTACCTGCGGGAGGAAGGGCTGGTCGATTTTCGCGGGCGGACGGTCCTGATGGTGGCGTCGGTGGACCGCTTCGGCATGGCCGAGGAGCTGGCCAAGACGGGCTGCGACCTCATCATCGGCGACCTCATGTTCGTGCTGGGCCTCCCCGTCCCGCTGCGGTCTTTGGGGACGTTTGTGCGAGTGGCCCGGCTGCTGGCGCCCATCGTCGTGCAGCTGCCCATTTCGGTGCTGTATCCGACGGGTGAAAAGCAGACGGCCACCAAGCCCAAGTTCCAGAAGTACTACCAGTGGGCCGACGTCATCGCCGGCGACTTCCATTTTATCCGCCGCCACATGCCCGACGATCTCACGGGCAAAACCGTCATCACCCAGACCATTACGAAGAAGGACGTGGACGAGCTGAAGCGGCGCGGCGTGCGCCTCCTGGTCACCTCCACGCCCGAGCTGAACGGCCGCTCCTTCGCCACCAACGTCATCGAGGCGCTGCTCATCGCCGTGTCGGGCCGCGGCCGGGAGCTGGCGCCCGAGGAGTATTTGGCCCTCATCGACGAGCTGGATCTGCGTCCCCGCATCGAACAGCTGAACGACTGA